A genomic region of Deltaproteobacteria bacterium contains the following coding sequences:
- a CDS encoding DegT/DnrJ/EryC1/StrS family aminotransferase, which yields MPGHELIGKEEKQEVMDILETGIFMRYGFDKERRGVYKVQEFEKAVAAFLGVRHTLGVSSGSAALKVALIALGIEPGDEIIVPAFTFIATYEAVIEAGAIPVWADIDDSLNLDPEEIGRKITARTKAVIPVHMCGAPARIDRIMELAREHNLLVLEDNAQSIGGGLNGKKLGTFGDMGILSFDYYKTITTGEGGMVLTNDTDLYNRADWYHDHGHMHDPSVSRAQENRILLGFNFRMNEFQGAVGLAQIGKLDFIISEQRKNKSAVKEMLGDVEGVGFRHIPDPAGDTATFLAFNLPTAEQTARFQKTLSENGLDTVLFKENKWHYAPRWDHLLARATGDSKQFPYTNPLYTGSVTYRIEDIPFAEDIMGRTLFMGVPVKMSGDRLNTIKQAIRKAVSVL from the coding sequence ATGCCTGGACATGAATTGATCGGAAAGGAAGAGAAACAGGAGGTCATGGATATCCTTGAAACGGGTATTTTCATGCGATACGGTTTCGACAAGGAACGGAGGGGTGTTTACAAGGTGCAGGAATTCGAGAAGGCAGTGGCGGCCTTTCTCGGCGTGCGCCATACCTTGGGGGTTTCATCGGGTTCGGCGGCATTGAAGGTGGCACTGATCGCCCTCGGTATCGAACCCGGTGATGAGATCATCGTTCCCGCCTTCACCTTTATCGCCACCTACGAGGCCGTCATAGAAGCGGGAGCGATCCCCGTGTGGGCGGACATTGATGATTCCCTGAACCTTGATCCGGAGGAGATCGGCAGGAAGATCACCGCCCGGACAAAGGCGGTCATTCCCGTCCACATGTGCGGCGCGCCGGCACGGATCGACCGGATCATGGAGCTAGCAAGAGAACACAACCTGCTGGTCCTCGAAGATAACGCCCAGAGCATCGGCGGCGGCCTGAACGGAAAGAAGCTCGGGACCTTTGGTGATATGGGAATACTGAGTTTCGATTATTACAAGACCATCACCACCGGTGAAGGCGGCATGGTCCTGACGAACGATACCGATCTTTACAACCGCGCCGACTGGTACCACGACCACGGTCATATGCACGACCCGTCCGTCAGCAGGGCCCAGGAAAACAGGATCCTGCTGGGCTTCAACTTCCGGATGAACGAGTTTCAGGGAGCCGTCGGCCTCGCCCAGATCGGAAAACTCGATTTCATCATCAGCGAACAGCGGAAGAACAAGAGCGCCGTAAAAGAAATGCTGGGTGACGTGGAGGGTGTCGGTTTCCGCCATATCCCGGACCCCGCCGGCGATACGGCCACGTTCCTGGCATTCAACCTGCCCACGGCGGAGCAGACGGCGCGCTTCCAGAAAACCCTCTCCGAGAACGGCCTCGATACGGTCCTTTTCAAGGAGAACAAGTGGCATTACGCGCCGCGGTGGGACCACCTGCTGGCCCGCGCCACGGGGGATTCAAAACAGTTTCCCTATACGAACCCCCTCTACACGGGGAGCGTGACATACCGGATCGAGGATATTCCCTTTGCCGAGGATATCATGGGCCGGACCCTCTTCATGGGGGTCCCTGTGAAAATGTCCGGGGACCGGCTCAACACGATCAAACAAGCGATCCGGAAGGCTGTTTCCGTTTTGTAA